From the genome of Pelosinus fermentans DSM 17108:
CCAGCTAACATTCCAAAAAAGTGTTCAGTGGCAGAAAATCTGTGCTTTTGTATCTTCCGCCGTGCTATTTCGGCTAAAAACGTTAGACCTCCACGTGCTATAATTCGTGCTGTTTGGAATGGATATCCACCTGAAAATAAATAAGGCTCAGCAGGAATACGTATTTTTTTTATACCAAAACTTTTAGCAATGTCGATTGTAATATCAATGATCCCAGGTACAATATGCATATGTTGATGACTATCCAGATGAGTAATCGCTATTCCAGAGTCCAATACTTTCTGTACCTGGGCAGTAAATTCTTTATGAATGTCATTAAGCTTTATCTTTCCTAAACAATAACGTCGTAAGAACTCAGAGTAATGAAGTGATAAACATCCTTCACTATTCACTAAAGAGGGTATCGTCTGAGGATCACAAAGTGGTGTTTCACCTACTAATGTTAAGTGTATACCAATTCCTAATTCTTTATTAACTGAAGCTAGTGTTATAGCATGATCAAAAGCACTACCTGAGGGCATAATGGTTGTGCTGGTAATGATTCCATTTAGATGTCCTTGAATAATGCCTACGTTTACCATTTCATTAATGCCAAAATCATCAGCATTTATGATTAATTGTCGCATAGTGAACAACTCCTTATTATACACCTCAACTATATATGGTAGCATGTATAAGGAGATATGGCAATTTGTGCTTAAATAATTTTATATAAAAGTTCGAGCACAAAGAGGAAGGAGCCTAGATTAGGCTCCTGTATTGTATTAAGCTTTTAGATGTTCAACATGTTTGGCATAAGCGCTGTGATTATGAATAGACTCGTAATTTTCACATTGTACTTCAAACCATCGAATTGATTTTTGCTGGCGTAAAGATAAAACCAAATCCCTTAAGACATCTTCAACGAATTTTGCATTTTCATAAGCATGCTCTGTTACGTACTTCTCATCTTCACGTTTTAATAGAGGATAAATAGGGCAGCTTCCTTCTGCCTCCATTAAAGCCACCAAATCCTCAATCCAAATAAACTGTCCATCTGTATTTTTGATTTTCACCTTCATCAGTCCCCGCTGGTTATGTGCACCATATGCTGAAATCTCTTTACTGCAAGGGCATAAGGAGGTAAATGGAACATCAACACCTAAAATAAAATCTAAAGGTTTGCCTTTGGTTAGCTGAGCTGAAAACAGGCAATCAACATCAAGCATACTTTTAAAGCCGCTAATAGGAGCAGTTTTTTCAATAAAATATTTAAAATAAATATCCATTTGTGCATGCTCAGCATCAAGTTTATTGACAGTATCCATTAAGATCAATTCCATTTCTCGATAAGAGACAGGTTTTTGACTCCACTCACTCAAAATTTCGATGAAGCGGCTCATATGAGTGCCTTTATATTCTTTTGGTAAATTAACAGTAAGGCTTATCGTTGCTAAAACAGACTGAAGGGAGTCTGCCTTCGTCTTTATAAGAAACGGCAAGCGTACATCGCTAACACCTACATTTTGAATTGCGATGCCACGATTGTCGGAAATATTTTGAACGTCTTTCAAATCTTATTCACTCCTAGTTCTATAAATAATAGGATCTATTGTACCTGCTTCAGCAAAACCTTTTAAACGCAAAAGGCAGCTATCACATTCTCCGCAGGCAACTGGCTCTCCATTATAACAACTGGTAGTAAATTGAAGAGGAGCATCTAGATTCTTACCCAACAAAACAATATCTTTCTTAGTTAATTGCAATAAGGGAGTTTCTATTACTATCTTTCGATGATCCTGTACCCCAGCTTTTGTACTATAATCGGCAACTTGTTGAAAGAGATTGATAAATTCAGGTCGACAATCAGGATAACCTGAATAATCAAGAGCATTCACACCAATAAAAATTTTATCTGCTCCCGTCACCTCTGCATAACCTAAAGCATAGCTTAAAAAAATCAAATTCCTAGCAGGCACATACGTTACAGGAATTTGATGGCTATCGATATTACCAGTAGGTACTGTCAATTGCCCATCGGTTAAAGCACTGCCGCCGATTACATTCATGTTGGTTTCAATAATAATATGTTTAGTGACATTATAATATTGAGCTACACTTTCAGCGCTTTCTAATTCACGAGCATGACGCTGATTATAATTAAAGCTGATAGGAAAAAGCTCATAACCTTTACTATGGGCTACAGCCATGCATACTGTAGAATCTAATCCACCTGACAATAATACAACTGCTTTCATGCTAAGAAACACTCCTAAGTTTATATAAATTTTATTCAAATGCTTAGACTATAGTTATTTTATCCGATGATCAAGATACTCTATACTCGTCTCAACAAATGCAACTGGCAAGAAGGATTTTCTTCCCAAAGTACTCCTCACATGAAGAAAGAGTTAATTTTCTGGAATCGCGTCTTTTTTGATAATAATAGATGCTGTTTCTAAAGCAGTTTGCTGTACTTTTTTCAGAGGAATTTTATATTCGTCTGCTATGATTTTACAATCTTCATATTCAGGAGTTATACTGCATATTTTTCCTTCATATGCACTTACTTTCACTTTGACTTTACCCCAGGGGAGTTTCACATCGATTATTTCCCGCATCGCAATTTTTCTTTCAGTTTCATAAAATCGTAATCCAATAGTAGATGTTTGCTCAAAGATGAGCTTAATAACTTGATCCAACATGGAATCATTTACTAATACAGACAGCATCGTGGCAGAACGATTCTTTTTCATAATAATTGGGGTGAGCCAAACATCAAAAACATCCATATTAAGCAATTTTTCCATAACATATGGATAAATCTGAGGATTTAAATCGTCAATATTGGCCTCCACAACGAAAGCTTTTGTTATTATACGTTCTTCTTTTATTTCGCCCACATGCATTCTTAGCACGTTAGGAATTTCTAAATCCCATGTTCCTGCTCCATAGCCAATTGTTTCACTAAGAAAATTAGCTGGCATATTTCCATGTCCAGCACTTAGTGCTGCAATTACAGCAGCTCCTGTAGGTGTTACTAATTCTTTACTCATTTCTCCGTTATAGTATGGGATGTTCTTAAGTAACTCTGCAGTAGCTGGTGCTGGTATTGGCATTAGCCCATGGGCGCATTTTATAAATCCTTTGCCAACTTGTAATGCAGAAGTATAAATAGCCTGAATTCCTAAATAGTCTAAACCAATCGCTGTACCTACAATATCAACAATTGAATCAACAGCTCCTACTTCGTGAAAGTGAATTTCTTCTACTCCTACCCCATGTACCTTAGCCTCTGCTTGAGCTAATAATAAGAAAATTTTCTTACTATCAGTTTTAATTTTAGAGGATAATTGAGAATCATCAATGATCTGAAAGACATCTGATAGATGACGATGATGATGATGGCCATGGTGATGATCAGCATCATGATGATCGTCATCATTGAGTTTTACATCTACATAAATGGCACTAATACCACATTTGTTTACTTTTGTAACAATTAAATCATAACCATGAACAGGCAAGAGTGATAAATTTTTTCTTAATACTTCCTCTGGTAATCCTACATGTAATAATGCTCCTAATAACATGTTACCACTAATACCGGAAAAACAATCTAAATAAAGAGTTTTCATGATATCACCTCATTTTATTAATAATACTCGCTAATCGTCCTGCTCCAAACCCATTGTCAATATTTACCACTGATATTCCGGCTGCACAGCTATTTAACATACTTAATAAAGCTGCTAACCCATTAAAACTAGCACCGTAGCCCACACTAGTAGGCAATGCAATTACTGGTTTAGCAACCATACCTCCAACGACACTAGCCAAGGCGCCTTCCATACCTGCAGCTACAATAATTACATTAGCATTTTGAATAATATCTTGATGCGCAAATAATCGGTGGATACCAGCAACGCCAACATCATAAACGCGCTCTACTTTATTTCCCATGATTTCTGCTGTAACAGCGGCCTCTTCAGCGACAGGTATGTCGCTTGTACCCGCAGACATAACGAGAACAAATCGTTGACTATCAGGTTCTATCGTATCACGTTTAACATAAATTATTTTAGGTACTTCGTAGAACTGTGCTTCTGGCAGTACAGCCTTTACCACTGCATACATAGCTTCAGTTGCTCGAGTAGCTAATATACTATTGTTATGTACAGCTAAACTTTTCATAATTGTTGCTACTTGTTCTGCTGTTTTCCCTTGACAAAATATCACTTCAGGGAATCCCTGTCTGATCATACGATGATGATCAATTTTTACAAAGTCTAAATCTTCATATGGTAAAATTTTAAGCTTATCTATTGCTTCATCCAAAGACAATCGACTTGCTTGAAAGTCTTGCAATACATTGCGTAAATTATTAATATCCATGTTTGTCTCCTTAATTAATAGTTTAGTTCAATTGAATAAGATTGCTTTCTATTATATCACTTTTCTAATTTATAAGCATATAATACTAAAAACTTGGCCTTAGCCAAGTTTTTAGTAACTTGTAGCAATAATAGCAATATCTGGTTCGTGTAATAGATTTATTATGCCAGCCGGAGTCGTAATTAATGGTCGTGCTAAATTACTACTGTTGAGTCTAAGAACCTTACCTTCTATACCATTCGTAAGTTTGACATTACTATCAATTTGATAAGGAATAGCAATGCGATTAAATGCTTCTATTACATTTGAATCAAAATGAATCTCACTGCCTTTGTTAATAATTTCCATTGCCTCAAAAGAGCTCAGGCGTGAGCGGTATACTCGATTTGTAGTCAGCGCATCATAAACATCTGCAACAGCTACAATTCGTGCTAATGGATGGATCTGATGCCCTGATATTCCCCAAGGATATCCACTGCCATCGCAGCGTTCATGGTGCTGTAATGCCATAAATGTAACACGATAATCTAGGTAAGTATCTATTTTAAGAATATTATAACCAAGAGCAGCGTGTTCTTTAATTTCGTTAAACTCTTCTGATGTTAGTTGACCTTGCTTATCTAAAATATACTTTGTGATTCTAGTTTTCCCAAAATCATGCAGTAATCCGCCCATACCTAAAAGGCATAATTCATCATAAGGCAAATCCATCGCAATACCGATAATTATAGAGAACAGACCCACGTTGACGCTATGCATAAATAAATAATCACTTGTAGAATTAACGTCATCTAAATACATGAGAACATTTTTATTTTTCGCTAATGTAGATACAATATCATTTACATAATTCTGCAATTGTGTTAAATGTCGAACTAAACCATCAGTACTGTTAAAAGCATCTTCAACATTTGAAATTAATTTTAACCTAGTATCCATATTAATTAAATCATATGCTTTACTAATTTCATAATTACTAGTTTTATCATCACGCACAGAAATAGAAAAGATTTCATGCTTTTTAAGTAAATTAATTAATTCCTGTTTTAATGGCATACCTGCTGTTACGAGTGTCCTACCATATCTATCGACGATATCTTGTGCTAAAATCATATTTTCCTTGACATCATTTAACAACATTTGCTGAATTTTTGTTACCTCCTATCCAGGGTATGTTCTCCTTATGTAGCAAACCCAGCTTGTTTATGATAATTCTACATAAATTTAACATTTCCCTTCTAAATCTAAAGAAAATATTGGCTGTAATATTATATGGATCTAAAATAAATGTTGTGACATTCTCATCGAAAGGAAAGTACAAGATCGCATAATCAAGGATATAGTCGTCTATTAAGATTATATTTTTATCAGGGAATATTGTTAAACGTCAAATTAACGTTAGAACGTTTCTAAGTGAAAAATATCTTAAAGGATAATTAATCTTGTCTGCAAAAGTCTAGAAAGTTATTGTTTTTACCAAGTTCTTCAATTTTGTGTTTTGCATCTCTTATGGTTTTTCCAAGATTAGCAACTTTTTTCATTTTAGTATCTGTTAAAATAAATTCACGATTTGACATTATAATATGTTCTTTCAAATCATTACCACACCAAAATTGAGTAATTTCCGCTTCCATTTAAACAGCTCCCTTTACTAAATTCTTAAATTAATATTTCGGCAAAAGGACATGATTCCCTGCAAAGTTAATCACTTCTAGGACCGTGTTTAATTTTCATAGAAAATAACCAGAAGTATAACTAACTAAATATAACCAGACAATGTGGAAGGCATAACATCTGACTATATTTTACCAATAGACTTTATTAGATTCAAAAAGATATACTAAAAAATATCCACAAAAATAATTTAAAATGAGGCGATATTTTGAGACGTTTTAATCGCACGATTGATTGGACTGTCAAATGGAGTAAAAAATTATATCCAGATCGCACGAATGAATGGGACAAGCAGCAACAAGCCTTGAAGAATCTGAAAACAATCGATATATTATTACATAAGAAATTATAAGGCAATAAAAATAGGTGACAAATATCACCTATTTTTATTGGCCTTATTCCTCGTATAAGTATTTTATTCATCTAGCTCGTTGTCATACATAATTAGCTAATATCAAGGTATACTTATATTATCCGTTTAGTTGGAGATGGTGTATATGAGCAATCAAACGCTATTTTGGGCAAGTCTAATATTTTCATGGTTGTCTACTCTATTTCTAAAAAAAGAAGATCTAAGGCGATATATGCCTGTTTCTTTATTTTGTATGCTTACTTTTGCTTTTATCTTTGAGACTGGTATTACCTTACATTGGTGGGCAGTAAAAGAGACCTTTTTCCCTCTTATAAATTTGCCAATATTCCTTTATGGTGCTTATCCTATTGGTACAATCTGGATTTTCAAATACACTTATGGACACTTTTGGCTGTTTCTTATCACAAATATCATTTTAGATTATATCTTGATATTTTTCCTGATTGATTGGTTTGTTCAGCGCGGTGTCTGGGAAGCTTACATAACTTATTCTCAAGTATTATTTATCACTACCTCACTCGCTATCCTTATCTACGGATACCAGATGTGGCAAGAAGGGCAGCAGGAAACAGGAGTTATGCTTAATGGACGGTCTGCAATCTGCAAACCACTTAGCAAGGAAAATCCGGATGAACCTAACAATCAGTAAATTCACTTTCAACAATCACATCTTAATGATCCCTCACGATATTCAGCTCATGAAAACTATAAAAAAAAACGACGGTCAAATTAAATCTTTCCGTCATATATATATTCTTTAATTTTTTTACATAAAATCCCTCAGAAACACTTTTATCTAAACAAAGGGTTCGCAAAAAATGCGAACCCTTAAATTTACTATGTTTTGCTGGTCGGAGCGGCGAGATTCGAACTCACGGCCTCTACCACCCCAAGGTAGCGCTCTACCAAACTGAGCCACGCCCCGACTGACAGAATCTATTGTACCCTTTTTTAGGTAGTATGTCAATAAATTCATTCAATAACTTTTGCGCCTTCAGCATCAATGCTAAGCGTAATATATTTGGATTTTACATCACACTTAGCAAAAGCTTGAACCATAGCCATACCTATTCTATCGCAATTAGATTCTGTAAAGGCAATTAAACAAGGGCCGGCACCGCTTAAAGCTGCACCATACGCACCTTTAGCTACAGCTGCATCAAATACCTGCTGCATACCAGGAATAAGCTGCAGCCTATAGGGTTGATGAACTTTATCTTCAAGTGCATATTGCAAATGATGAAATTCGCCTTTACACAATGCTCCAATTAATAACGCCACCCTGCTAATATTAAAGACGGCATCTTTCATTGTTATTGTGTCTGGTAATACTTGACGTGCTGTATGCGTAGATAAATTAAACTCAGGAATTGCCACTACCATATTGAGCATTTTCTCGGGCATAAAACGTAAATAGACAGGTTGATTACCTTGCATTACACTTATGGTAATTCCTCCAAAAATTGCAGGTGCTACATTATCTGGATGACCTTCTATTATAGTAGCCATGGAGAATATCTCCTCTTGAGTTAATGTATTTCCTGTTGCCTGATTTGCTGCTATAAGCCCGCCTACAATAGCAGCAGCGCTACTGCCTAAACCACGGGCAAGAGGAATCTTGTTATATAACTTAAGATATATTCCTTGATAGGGCTTTCCTACTTTATCTAATACTGCTTGCACAGCTTGATAAATAATATTATTCCTATCAGTTGGAATACGCCCGTTACCTTCACCCTCTATCTCAATCCTTAAAGTTCCTTCGTCACTTAAAGATAATTCGAGCTCACTATAAATAGTACAAGCTATGCCTACCGTGTCAAAACCAGGTCCACAATTAGCAGTAGTTCCTGGCACACGAACTTTAACTGTAATCGACATATAATATCTCCCATCTCATTATCGTGGAATATTATGCAAAGTCTTCTGCTTCTACTCGAATTACGCTACTTATTTTATTTACTACTGACATGCCGGAAATTGTATTAATAGCCAATCGTAGATTAGCATCAGATACTTGGTAAGTAATCAATACCAGTTCAGAAGAGTTATTTACTTTTCGTTTTTGAATAACAGAGTGCAAACTTACTTGCTGTGCGCCAAAAGCACCAGCGATTGCAGCTAATACACCAGGCTTATCTGCTACTAATAATCGAATATAATAAGGTGATTCTGTATTTTGTACAGGGCAAAAACTTTTTTGTGAAAAACAAGTGCAAAGAATACGGCTGTTTGCATTATGGGTAATATTACGAGCTACATCAATAATATCAGACACTACAGCACTAGCTGTAGGCATGCCGCCAGCACCGCGTCCATAAAACATAGTTTCTCCTACCGCATCACCTTTTATATAAATAGCATTAAAAACGTCGTGAACTGAAGCTAACGGGTGCTTTGCAGGGATAAAGGCTGGGTGCACACGTACATCAATACCACGTTCATCATCTTTAGCAATTGCCAATAATTTAATTACATATCCAAGTTCTTTTGCATAAGTAATATCTTCTGTGGAAATAGTAGTAATACCCTCAACGTAAACATCATCGATAGATACTCTGCTACCGAAAGCAATCGAAGCTAGTATTGCAATTTTGCGAGCAGCATCAAATCCTCCTACATCAGCAGTAGGGTCAGCTTCAGCGTATCCCTTAGCCTGAGCTTCGGCTAAGACACTATTAAAATCCAGACCTTCATTTGCCATTTTAGTAAGCATGTAATTTGTTGTACCATTAATGATTCCCATAACTTCGCTAATTTTGTTTGCTGCCAAACATTGCTTTAAAGGGCGAATAATAGGAATTCCTCCAGCAACGCTGGCTTCAAATAAAAAGTCTACCTTACTTTTATCAGCAGCTTCAAATATTTCCTGACCATGTTTTGCTACAACATCCTTATTGGCTGTTACTACATGTTTACCAGCGACTAATGCTTGAACAATATAGTCCTTAGTAGGATTCATGCCACCCATGACTTCCACTATAATATCAATATCTGGGTCATTAATAATATCATCAATTGTAGTGGTAAATTCAGCATCGACATCTATATTTCGATTTTTATCAAGTTGACGGACCATTATTTTTTTTATATTTACAGGTATACCAACCTTTTGTGAAATATCATTTGCATTTTCGGTAAGTATTTTAACAACGCTAGTTCCGACAGTTCCCATGCCAAGTAAACCAATAGTAATTGTCTTTCTCATTATTGTTTCGCTCCTTTTTAAGCTTGACCTAACACTTCTAAGCGTTTAACGCCTTCAACCATTCTTACTTTATCTAGTAAAGCTTCTAAATCAATTACTAATTCAGCCGTTTCAATAGAAATAGTAGCATTGGCCACACCTTGAAGCGGTATACCTTGGTTAATTGTTAGCACACTACCACGTTCATTGGCAATTGTATTTAAGACTCTTGATAGAACACCTTGTTTATGCTCAAGCAAAAGTGCTAATGTTACTATTTTTTCTTTACTTGCTTCGTAAAAAGGAAAGACATAATCTTTATATTTATAGTAAGCACTGCGACTCAACTCCATTTTTTCTACAGCCTCATTAATTGTACGTGCTTCACCACGTTTTAACATATCTTTTACTTTAATTGTCTTTTTTATCGCTTCAGGTAATATTTCTTCACGAACTAGAAAAAATACAGATTTTTGTCCTATCACTGCTATACCCCCTTAGTATTACTCATGCGGATAATAATCTATTCTCAGTAGACAGTATAGCACTACTACACTACAAAAAACAAGTATTATTAATAAAAAAAATGGTCAATCTGTACAGATTGACCATTTTTATCAATTTCTCAGCTATCATTTTTGTTTTTATAAGTTTTATTTAAAAAATAATACATATTAATCCGCCACTCCCATCGTTTACAACTTTTTGTAAGGTATCACGCAATTTTATCTGTGTATTTTCTGGCATACCAGCAAGTTTATTTTGAATGCCTTCCCGGACTAAAGCATTTAGTGATTTACCAAATAAATTTGTCCGCCATATTTTTTCTGGCTCTCCTTCAAATTCTCTCATGAGATATTGAACGAGTTCTTCGCTTTGCTTTTCACTGCCAATAATAGGTGATATTTCAGCTTGAACATCAGTTCTAATAATATGTAATGACGGTGCAGATGCTTTTAATCTCACACCAAAGCGATTCCCTGTTTTTATAATTTCTGGTTCCTCTAGAACCATTTCATCCAGCTGTGGTGATACAATGCCATATCCAGTTAAATTAACTTGCTCTAGCGCACTTGCTATTTTATCATACTCACGTTTTGCAACAGATAAGTCTTGCATTAGACGCAATAAATGGTGTTCACCTGATATCGTAAAGCCTGTCAATTCTTCTAATACTTGATAAAATAAATCAGTTCTGGCTGTAATCTCAATTACTGCAATACCATTTCCAAGATCCATATCGTGCAAAATTACATCTGCAATAAAATCGTAACCTGATAAATCATCAATGGCTCGATCAATGTCTCTAAGTCTTCTTACATATTGGACTACCTCGCGTACTGCACCATCAAACTTTTCTCTAAGCCAATGATCAGTTTCCAATTCTTCAATCCATTTCGGCAAAGAAATATTTACTTCTTTTACTGGAAATTCATATAAAACTTCTTGTAAAATGGCATAAATATCATCTTGATTAAGTTGAATACAATCTACAGGTACTACAGGAACATCATATTCATTTTCTAACTTTGCTACTAATTCACGGGTTTCTTTTGAAGTTGGCCGGCATGTATTTAATATGACTAAGAATGGTTTTTCTAATGCTTTTAATTCGTTAATAACTCGCTCTTCAGCAGGTACATATTTTTCGCGGGGTAAGTCTGTTACACTGCCATCAGTAGTAATTACTAAACCAATCGTAGAATGCTCATCAATTACTTTCTTTGTACCAACTTCTGCGGCCTCTTGAAATGGAATTTCATGATCAAACCAAGGTGTAAGGACCATACGGGGGCCATCTTGCTCTTCATATCCTAATGCACCATCGACAGTATAGCCCACGCAATCAACCATTCTGACTCTAACATTTATATTATCCTTAACACTAATTTCGACAGCTTCGTTTGGAATAAATTTAGGCTCCGTTGTCATAATTGTTTTGCCAGCGGCACTTTGTGGCAGCTCATCCTTAGCTCTTTCTTTCTCATATGGATCAATCATGTTAGGTAAAACCATCGTTTCCATGAATCGTTTAATAAACGTTGATTTTCCTGTTCTGACTGGGCCTACAACACCAATGTAAATATCACCACCAGTGCGTTCGGCAATATCCCGAAATAAATCGAATTTTTCCATTTACCGTTTCCCTCCCTACAGCTATGCTTTATGGAAAATACTAGCGTATATTCTACACTCGCAAACCATCCCTCCCTTAATGAAAAAATAAGAATCGAATGAAATGAAATGAAATAGTATTTTAAAATTAACTAAATAGTAGTCAATTAATCATTATAAATATATGACATGCCAGCAATATTATTACAAAGTAAGAAAAAAGACTGGGCCTAAGCCCAGTCTTTTTTCTTACTTTATTTTTCTTTAGAATTAACACTCATATTGCCTGCTTTTATTTTTAATTCTGTACCTTTCAATAGCCTTTCAATATTTGGCTTATGCCTGCCGACTACGAACAAGGCGGCAAGAATACCAAAATATAAGAATTCAATTTTTTCACCCCAAAGCCACATGAAAATGGGTACTAATACAGCAGATACAATGGATGCCAATGATACATAACGAGTAATATATACTATAATTGCCCATATTAAAAATATGATTGCAGTAATTTGAGGAACTAATACAGCTATGACACCTAAACCCGTGGCAACGCCGCGTCCACCTGTAAATCTCAAAAACACTGACCAATTATGACCAATAATAGCAGCGATGCCGCCCGTTAATAGTGCGATTGGTGTGCCTATAAAAAAATCACTTACATATACTGCAATAACTCCTTTGGCTGCGTCAGTAAAAAATACCCAAAAAGCCGGCCACAGACCTAACGTTCGAAATGCATTTGTGGCTCCAATGTTTTTACTGCCAAAATGCCGTAAATCTACATTATATAT
Proteins encoded in this window:
- a CDS encoding ChbG/HpnK family deacetylase; translation: MRQLIINADDFGINEMVNVGIIQGHLNGIITSTTIMPSGSAFDHAITLASVNKELGIGIHLTLVGETPLCDPQTIPSLVNSEGCLSLHYSEFLRRYCLGKIKLNDIHKEFTAQVQKVLDSGIAITHLDSHQHMHIVPGIIDITIDIAKSFGIKKIRIPAEPYLFSGGYPFQTARIIARGGLTFLAEIARRKIQKHRFSATEHFFGMLAGGHMHEEYLLRILSSLPEGTSEIMIHPGTNDSILQKMYNWNYHWQAELHSVTSPEISQYIMDHHIQLISFRELEND
- the folE2 gene encoding GTP cyclohydrolase FolE2; translation: MKDVQNISDNRGIAIQNVGVSDVRLPFLIKTKADSLQSVLATISLTVNLPKEYKGTHMSRFIEILSEWSQKPVSYREMELILMDTVNKLDAEHAQMDIYFKYFIEKTAPISGFKSMLDVDCLFSAQLTKGKPLDFILGVDVPFTSLCPCSKEISAYGAHNQRGLMKVKIKNTDGQFIWIEDLVALMEAEGSCPIYPLLKREDEKYVTEHAYENAKFVEDVLRDLVLSLRQQKSIRWFEVQCENYESIHNHSAYAKHVEHLKA
- the queC gene encoding 7-cyano-7-deazaguanine synthase QueC, producing MKAVVLLSGGLDSTVCMAVAHSKGYELFPISFNYNQRHARELESAESVAQYYNVTKHIIIETNMNVIGGSALTDGQLTVPTGNIDSHQIPVTYVPARNLIFLSYALGYAEVTGADKIFIGVNALDYSGYPDCRPEFINLFQQVADYSTKAGVQDHRKIVIETPLLQLTKKDIVLLGKNLDAPLQFTTSCYNGEPVACGECDSCLLRLKGFAEAGTIDPIIYRTRSE
- the larC gene encoding nickel pincer cofactor biosynthesis protein LarC — translated: MKTLYLDCFSGISGNMLLGALLHVGLPEEVLRKNLSLLPVHGYDLIVTKVNKCGISAIYVDVKLNDDDHHDADHHHGHHHHRHLSDVFQIIDDSQLSSKIKTDSKKIFLLLAQAEAKVHGVGVEEIHFHEVGAVDSIVDIVGTAIGLDYLGIQAIYTSALQVGKGFIKCAHGLMPIPAPATAELLKNIPYYNGEMSKELVTPTGAAVIAALSAGHGNMPANFLSETIGYGAGTWDLEIPNVLRMHVGEIKEERIITKAFVVEANIDDLNPQIYPYVMEKLLNMDVFDVWLTPIIMKKNRSATMLSVLVNDSMLDQVIKLIFEQTSTIGLRFYETERKIAMREIIDVKLPWGKVKVKVSAYEGKICSITPEYEDCKIIADEYKIPLKKVQQTALETASIIIKKDAIPEN
- the larB gene encoding nickel pincer cofactor biosynthesis protein LarB, with product MDINNLRNVLQDFQASRLSLDEAIDKLKILPYEDLDFVKIDHHRMIRQGFPEVIFCQGKTAEQVATIMKSLAVHNNSILATRATEAMYAVVKAVLPEAQFYEVPKIIYVKRDTIEPDSQRFVLVMSAGTSDIPVAEEAAVTAEIMGNKVERVYDVGVAGIHRLFAHQDIIQNANVIIVAAGMEGALASVVGGMVAKPVIALPTSVGYGASFNGLAALLSMLNSCAAGISVVNIDNGFGAGRLASIINKMR
- a CDS encoding HD-GYP domain-containing protein — protein: MLLNDVKENMILAQDIVDRYGRTLVTAGMPLKQELINLLKKHEIFSISVRDDKTSNYEISKAYDLINMDTRLKLISNVEDAFNSTDGLVRHLTQLQNYVNDIVSTLAKNKNVLMYLDDVNSTSDYLFMHSVNVGLFSIIIGIAMDLPYDELCLLGMGGLLHDFGKTRITKYILDKQGQLTSEEFNEIKEHAALGYNILKIDTYLDYRVTFMALQHHERCDGSGYPWGISGHQIHPLARIVAVADVYDALTTNRVYRSRLSSFEAMEIINKGSEIHFDSNVIEAFNRIAIPYQIDSNVKLTNGIEGKVLRLNSSNLARPLITTPAGIINLLHEPDIAIIATSY
- the thrB gene encoding homoserine kinase translates to MSITVKVRVPGTTANCGPGFDTVGIACTIYSELELSLSDEGTLRIEIEGEGNGRIPTDRNNIIYQAVQAVLDKVGKPYQGIYLKLYNKIPLARGLGSSAAAIVGGLIAANQATGNTLTQEEIFSMATIIEGHPDNVAPAIFGGITISVMQGNQPVYLRFMPEKMLNMVVAIPEFNLSTHTARQVLPDTITMKDAVFNISRVALLIGALCKGEFHHLQYALEDKVHQPYRLQLIPGMQQVFDAAVAKGAYGAALSGAGPCLIAFTESNCDRIGMAMVQAFAKCDVKSKYITLSIDAEGAKVIE
- a CDS encoding homoserine dehydrogenase; the protein is MRKTITIGLLGMGTVGTSVVKILTENANDISQKVGIPVNIKKIMVRQLDKNRNIDVDAEFTTTIDDIINDPDIDIIVEVMGGMNPTKDYIVQALVAGKHVVTANKDVVAKHGQEIFEAADKSKVDFLFEASVAGGIPIIRPLKQCLAANKISEVMGIINGTTNYMLTKMANEGLDFNSVLAEAQAKGYAEADPTADVGGFDAARKIAILASIAFGSRVSIDDVYVEGITTISTEDITYAKELGYVIKLLAIAKDDERGIDVRVHPAFIPAKHPLASVHDVFNAIYIKGDAVGETMFYGRGAGGMPTASAVVSDIIDVARNITHNANSRILCTCFSQKSFCPVQNTESPYYIRLLVADKPGVLAAIAGAFGAQQVSLHSVIQKRKVNNSSELVLITYQVSDANLRLAINTISGMSVVNKISSVIRVEAEDFA
- a CDS encoding ACT domain-containing protein is translated as MIGQKSVFFLVREEILPEAIKKTIKVKDMLKRGEARTINEAVEKMELSRSAYYKYKDYVFPFYEASKEKIVTLALLLEHKQGVLSRVLNTIANERGSVLTINQGIPLQGVANATISIETAELVIDLEALLDKVRMVEGVKRLEVLGQA